Proteins encoded together in one Neobacillus sp. FSL H8-0543 window:
- the ftsX gene encoding permease-like cell division protein FtsX, translated as MKIRTIGRHARESLKSITRNGWMTFASVSAVTVTLILVGVFFVIMMNLNKVAETIEEDVQIRVHIDVAANEQDQQKLRSEIERVSEVKSVEYSAKEEELKDLMESMGENGTAFKLFEQDNPLNDVFIVKTKNPTDTMKAAAKIEKLEYVAKAVYGKGKVEKLFKFIDASRNVGIVLIIGLFFTAIFLISNTIKITIIARSREIGIMRLVGATNSFIRWPFFLEGLWLGVLGAILPIILIAIAYYNAYEYLAPKLVGNFIQILPYEPFIYQLSGLLILMGALIGVWGSLMSVRKFLRA; from the coding sequence ATGAAAATTAGAACGATTGGCCGTCACGCCCGTGAAAGCTTAAAAAGTATTACTAGAAATGGCTGGATGACTTTTGCATCTGTTAGTGCCGTAACAGTAACGCTCATCTTAGTCGGAGTCTTTTTCGTTATTATGATGAATCTTAATAAAGTGGCCGAGACCATTGAAGAGGACGTGCAAATTCGCGTTCACATCGACGTTGCTGCAAATGAACAAGATCAGCAAAAACTAAGAAGTGAGATTGAAAGAGTTTCAGAAGTTAAAAGCGTAGAGTACTCCGCGAAAGAGGAAGAGCTCAAGGACCTTATGGAAAGTATGGGGGAGAATGGTACCGCATTTAAGCTTTTTGAACAAGACAATCCACTAAACGATGTATTTATCGTAAAAACGAAAAATCCGACAGACACAATGAAAGCAGCAGCAAAAATTGAAAAATTGGAGTATGTCGCAAAGGCTGTTTATGGTAAGGGTAAGGTTGAGAAGTTATTTAAGTTTATTGATGCAAGTCGAAACGTTGGAATCGTCCTGATTATTGGCTTGTTCTTTACTGCAATCTTCTTAATCTCAAATACAATCAAAATTACCATTATTGCACGAAGTAGAGAAATTGGGATCATGCGATTGGTCGGGGCAACAAACTCATTCATTCGTTGGCCGTTTTTCTTAGAGGGTCTATGGCTAGGTGTCCTGGGCGCGATTCTACCGATTATCTTAATCGCGATTGCCTATTACAATGCCTACGAATATTTAGCTCCGAAATTGGTAGGAAACTTTATTCAAATCTTACCTTATGAGCCATTTATTTATCAGCTCTCTGGGTTACTTATTTTAATGGGCGCTTTAATTGGTGTATGGGGTAGTCTCATGTCAGTAAGGAAGTTTTTAAGGGCGTAG
- the ftsE gene encoding cell division ATP-binding protein FtsE, producing MIEMQEVFKKYPNGVTAINGIDVRINQGEFVYVVGPSGAGKSTFIKMMYREEVPTSGTITLNGVNVAKLKAKKVPHFRRNLGVVFQDFKLLPMLTVYENVAFALEVIEVPPKVIKKRVMEVLELVNLKHKARMLPTELSGGEQQRVSIARSIVNTPKLVIADEPTGNLDPETSWEIMNIFKEINNRGTTIVMATHNREIVNTIKHRVIAIEGGKIARDEQRGEYGYEN from the coding sequence ATGATAGAAATGCAAGAGGTATTTAAGAAGTACCCAAATGGGGTTACGGCTATTAATGGGATAGATGTACGAATTAATCAGGGTGAGTTTGTTTATGTAGTCGGTCCGAGCGGTGCAGGTAAATCGACATTTATAAAAATGATGTACCGTGAGGAAGTTCCAACCTCTGGAACGATTACTTTGAATGGCGTGAATGTTGCAAAATTAAAGGCCAAGAAGGTTCCCCATTTTCGCAGGAATCTTGGCGTTGTCTTTCAAGACTTCAAACTGCTTCCGATGCTAACTGTCTATGAGAATGTAGCTTTTGCTTTAGAAGTAATTGAAGTGCCTCCAAAGGTTATAAAAAAGCGAGTGATGGAAGTTCTGGAACTTGTAAACCTTAAGCATAAAGCAAGAATGCTGCCGACAGAGCTTTCCGGGGGAGAACAACAACGTGTTTCGATTGCAAGATCGATTGTTAATACTCCTAAACTTGTAATTGCGGACGAGCCTACAGGTAACCTTGACCCTGAGACATCATGGGAAATTATGAATATTTTTAAAGAAATAAATAATCGCGGAACAACCATTGTCATGGCGACACACAATCGCGAAATCGTTAATACGATCAAGCACCGAGTAATTGCCATTGAAGGCGGAAAAATTGCTCGTGATGAACAAAGAGGTGAGTACGGTTATGAAAATTAG
- the cccB gene encoding cytochrome c551 has product MKKKLLKMLLGTALILGLAACGGGDDEAGKGTDTASAGDAEKIYSQKCSSCHGGDLTGGMGPDISAIGASKSKDEIAGIIKNGQGGMPPNLISGDDLDAVADWLATKK; this is encoded by the coding sequence ATGAAGAAGAAACTACTGAAAATGTTATTGGGTACAGCACTTATACTGGGTCTTGCAGCCTGCGGAGGCGGCGATGATGAAGCTGGAAAAGGCACTGACACAGCATCAGCTGGGGATGCAGAAAAGATATACTCTCAAAAGTGTTCAAGCTGTCACGGTGGAGATTTAACTGGCGGAATGGGTCCAGACATATCTGCAATTGGAGCAAGTAAGTCGAAGGATGAGATTGCAGGAATCATTAAAAATGGTCAAGGCGGAATGCCACCAAACCTTATTTCAGGTGATGACCTTGATGCAGTAGCAGATTGGCTTGCAACTAAAAAATAA
- a CDS encoding YitT family protein, translating into MNRKRGHRQNPRFDHVFEYVNVLVGAAIIALSFNVFLLPNQIASGGVSGISTILVSVLGWEPAYVQWAFNIPLFIAGIIFLGKQFGVKTLVGTIFLPFVVFITKDIEPWTNDALLSSLFGGIGVGLGLGIVFRGNASTGGTDLAAQIINKFTGLTLGTCVVLIDGLIVIAAAIVFDIERGLYALIALYVTSKTIDLIQIGFGRSKTAMIITNKQEEIREGILNKIDRGVTKLSAYGGFTDDERPVLMCVVDQREFTKLKQLVKSLDPSAFVVVMDAAEVLGEGFKRA; encoded by the coding sequence ATGAATAGAAAAAGAGGACATCGTCAAAATCCTAGATTTGACCATGTGTTTGAATATGTAAATGTATTGGTTGGTGCAGCAATTATAGCATTATCATTTAATGTTTTTTTACTTCCCAACCAAATAGCCTCTGGAGGGGTTAGCGGTATTAGTACCATCTTAGTTAGTGTGTTAGGCTGGGAGCCGGCGTATGTTCAGTGGGCTTTTAATATTCCACTGTTTATTGCCGGAATAATTTTCTTGGGAAAACAATTCGGGGTAAAAACACTTGTAGGGACAATCTTTTTACCTTTTGTTGTTTTTATTACAAAAGATATTGAACCGTGGACGAATGATGCATTATTGAGCTCTTTATTCGGCGGAATTGGTGTGGGGCTTGGATTGGGAATTGTATTTAGAGGAAATGCTTCTACAGGTGGAACGGACTTGGCTGCTCAGATTATTAATAAATTTACTGGCTTAACACTTGGAACCTGTGTTGTTTTGATTGATGGACTAATCGTCATTGCAGCAGCGATAGTTTTTGATATTGAACGAGGGCTTTATGCGTTAATTGCACTTTATGTTACCAGTAAAACGATTGATCTCATTCAGATTGGTTTTGGTCGATCGAAAACGGCAATGATCATTACGAATAAGCAAGAAGAAATTCGTGAAGGAATTTTGAATAAAATTGACCGTGGTGTGACAAAACTATCAGCATACGGTGGGTTTACTGATGATGAACGTCCTGTCCTCATGTGTGTGGTCGATCAAAGAGAGTTCACAAAATTGAAACAATTGGTTAAATCTCTTGACCCTTCTGCGTTTGTCGTGGTTATGGATGCTGCGGAAGTGCTAGGAGAGGGTTTTAAACGCGCATAG
- a CDS encoding NapC/NirT family cytochrome c, translating to MKLWKNNKKETEQESDWDKSQETNREEIRNKKTLKRWRLLGVTIGCFITMIGILYGAITYTSTPSFCENCHEMAPEHVTFQASPHNEIKCTQCHIEPGIKNLVVHKVESLKEVYFHIVGPPDPIVQTVAVTNESCEQCHSRNRLVTATGDLIVNHNEHVDKGIPCISCHSGVAHAKIVERGINGSSTYAAWTKENTKKLMGQEYEKPNMGTCIDCHDKVNQGKEPWKDTAYILPKNNHFKEQGTVKEVSTENIDSPEANAGVLERNLPKNTQKTILEALGQQQTDVKLSMECVTCHQQIKVPENHDKKDWSDNHGNNAIEQLEACLNCHKNSLWVKTLERQDIRTLLADKKQPGVNNKDGHSVTRETSSNYFCYVCHATMPDNHMDRYSWLYDKHRLNSGTPEERKSCFVCHDNKKPVEGKSKAPSDVYCEFCHQQGEFEGEAN from the coding sequence ATGAAATTATGGAAGAATAACAAAAAAGAAACTGAACAAGAATCTGACTGGGATAAGTCACAGGAAACTAACAGGGAAGAGATAAGAAATAAGAAAACATTGAAAAGATGGAGACTGCTAGGTGTTACTATAGGATGTTTTATTACCATGATTGGTATATTATATGGAGCCATCACCTATACCTCAACACCATCCTTCTGCGAAAATTGTCATGAGATGGCACCTGAGCATGTCACGTTTCAGGCTAGTCCCCACAATGAAATAAAATGCACACAGTGCCATATTGAACCAGGTATAAAAAACTTAGTTGTACATAAAGTAGAATCTCTTAAAGAAGTTTACTTTCATATTGTGGGGCCGCCAGACCCAATCGTACAGACAGTAGCTGTAACAAATGAGAGCTGTGAACAATGCCACTCGAGAAATCGATTAGTCACTGCAACTGGTGATTTAATCGTTAATCACAACGAGCATGTGGATAAAGGAATTCCTTGTATCAGCTGTCACAGCGGAGTGGCACACGCTAAGATTGTAGAAAGGGGTATTAACGGCTCATCTACATATGCAGCTTGGACAAAGGAAAACACCAAAAAATTAATGGGTCAAGAATATGAAAAGCCTAATATGGGGACCTGTATTGATTGTCACGATAAGGTTAATCAAGGAAAAGAGCCTTGGAAGGATACAGCCTATATTCTACCCAAAAATAACCATTTCAAGGAACAGGGAACGGTCAAGGAAGTATCTACAGAAAATATTGATTCTCCTGAGGCAAATGCAGGTGTGCTAGAGAGAAATTTACCTAAGAATACCCAAAAAACAATCCTCGAAGCACTAGGCCAGCAACAAACAGATGTAAAGCTTTCGATGGAGTGCGTTACCTGCCATCAGCAAATCAAAGTACCTGAAAATCATGATAAAAAGGACTGGTCAGATAATCATGGTAACAACGCAATTGAACAGCTGGAAGCTTGCCTCAACTGCCATAAAAATTCCTTATGGGTCAAAACATTGGAACGACAAGATATTAGAACATTATTGGCAGATAAAAAACAACCAGGAGTAAATAATAAGGATGGACATTCAGTTACGAGAGAAACAAGCAGCAATTATTTCTGTTACGTGTGTCATGCTACTATGCCTGATAATCACATGGACCGTTACTCATGGTTATATGACAAACATCGTCTTAATTCAGGAACACCAGAAGAAAGAAAAAGCTGTTTTGTCTGTCATGATAATAAAAAGCCAGTTGAGGGAAAATCAAAAGCACCATCTGATGTATACTGTGAATTTTGTCATCAACAGGGTGAGTTTGAGGGCGAAGCGAATTAA